One Streptomyces fagopyri DNA window includes the following coding sequences:
- a CDS encoding FAD/NAD(P)-binding protein encodes MSWISKKRRVAVVGAGAAGTLTAARLLKTAAARRLPLEVVLVDPCAEAGRGVAYRTEDPRHVLNVPAGRMSADPDDPDHFTRWLAERGWPEDASTEFVPRAQFGAYLAHVLAAAATCPGPARLRRRAARAVGIRRGGPALQLDLGPDGILTADAVVLATGNPPPSQAWAPAGLRGAEAFVPDPWAPGALDSLPVDDDILLVGTGLTMVDMALTLARPGRVVRAVSRHGLLPRVHTSTPASIPAPRLEPKQGYAALRRDVLVHLARCRRESGDWRVGVDSLRPITAQLWQRLDPADQARFLTEDQRLWEVHRHRIPPRSAKILQQLLDAGQMTADAGEVAAATSEGRRLRVMLTDGRTLRVGAVLNCTSTPLRPSDSDDPLITELLASGLAVPGPHGIGFATDDEGRLLTGATGSPPPLWTLGSPRRGTLLESTAVPEIRGQAKAVARAVVDGLYPARNRRQSRQSDLYGLPLTTSAEAARLYNQGLERILQGGTGAPELLANAVQVDPGFGVAHAAQALLGHECGADINVAASLRSAQAAARDRGGDRERSLVAAVTALIAAPPETGSRAVLRHIAAFPRDALVVSVAIPTISFNGVTSAEQTWQLVDDLRTHYGDDWWFTGQAAFVRQEQGRWLEAEELATRALAAQPAAGHAVHALAHVHYETGHHEHGRAWIDAWLRRHGSRSAYRAHFSWHAGLHELMLDDREAVNRRYHEQLAPSRVTGSRLLVDSASLLWRCAVTGRWDGPLPLQAVLAAAPSEWLDRPPTPFAAMHSAIALAAGADPGGLDRLRRQATAHSSPVFREVIAPLCEALEAMAQQRWRTSITLLRGLLPHLAVLGGSAAQHEVVEEMLIRALLEDNRGFEAARILEARLDRRPSPLDRSRLMDALRPRSLAATVASV; translated from the coding sequence ATGAGCTGGATCAGCAAGAAGCGCCGCGTCGCCGTGGTAGGCGCGGGCGCGGCGGGGACGCTGACCGCCGCCCGGCTGCTGAAGACGGCCGCGGCGCGCCGTCTTCCACTGGAGGTGGTGCTCGTCGATCCCTGCGCTGAGGCCGGGCGGGGTGTGGCCTACCGAACCGAGGATCCGCGTCACGTTCTCAATGTGCCCGCGGGCAGGATGAGCGCCGACCCCGACGACCCGGACCACTTCACACGCTGGCTGGCGGAGCGGGGATGGCCCGAGGACGCGAGCACCGAATTCGTACCGCGGGCGCAGTTCGGAGCCTACCTGGCGCACGTACTGGCGGCAGCCGCCACCTGTCCTGGCCCGGCACGACTCCGCCGCAGAGCCGCGAGGGCAGTGGGCATCCGGCGCGGCGGGCCGGCACTCCAGCTCGACCTGGGACCGGACGGAATCCTTACTGCCGACGCGGTCGTCCTGGCCACCGGAAACCCCCCTCCCTCCCAAGCCTGGGCGCCGGCGGGGCTCCGCGGCGCCGAGGCATTCGTGCCCGATCCATGGGCACCGGGGGCCCTGGACAGCCTGCCCGTCGACGATGACATCCTGCTCGTGGGCACCGGGCTCACCATGGTGGACATGGCGCTCACCCTGGCCCGGCCCGGTCGTGTCGTGCGTGCGGTGTCGCGGCACGGCTTGCTCCCACGGGTTCACACGTCCACCCCGGCATCCATCCCAGCCCCAAGACTGGAACCGAAGCAGGGATACGCAGCCCTTCGCAGAGACGTGCTGGTACATCTGGCGCGGTGCCGACGTGAGAGCGGGGACTGGCGCGTCGGCGTGGACAGCCTGCGTCCCATCACCGCACAGCTGTGGCAGCGGCTCGACCCCGCAGATCAGGCCCGCTTCCTCACCGAGGACCAACGGCTGTGGGAGGTGCATCGGCACCGCATTCCACCCCGGAGCGCCAAGATCCTCCAACAACTACTCGACGCAGGCCAAATGACGGCCGACGCGGGTGAGGTGGCCGCCGCCACATCCGAAGGGCGCCGCCTTCGCGTCATGCTCACCGACGGCCGGACCCTGCGCGTCGGAGCGGTGCTGAACTGTACGAGTACGCCGCTCCGCCCATCCGACAGCGACGACCCCCTGATCACGGAACTCCTGGCCTCGGGGCTCGCCGTCCCCGGCCCGCACGGCATCGGCTTCGCCACCGACGACGAAGGACGGCTGCTGACCGGGGCTACCGGCTCACCGCCTCCGTTGTGGACCCTGGGATCCCCACGTCGCGGCACACTGCTGGAAAGTACAGCCGTACCCGAGATACGAGGACAGGCCAAGGCCGTGGCCCGTGCGGTGGTCGACGGCCTGTACCCGGCCAGGAATCGCCGGCAGAGCAGACAGTCCGACCTCTACGGCCTGCCTCTGACCACAAGCGCAGAGGCAGCTCGGCTGTACAACCAGGGCCTGGAGCGCATCCTGCAAGGCGGCACAGGGGCCCCCGAACTCCTCGCGAACGCGGTCCAGGTCGACCCCGGCTTCGGCGTGGCCCACGCTGCGCAGGCCCTGCTGGGCCACGAGTGCGGCGCCGACATCAATGTGGCCGCATCCCTGCGATCCGCGCAGGCCGCGGCCCGAGACCGAGGCGGCGACCGTGAGCGCTCCCTGGTGGCGGCCGTGACCGCACTCATCGCCGCACCTCCGGAGACCGGGTCCCGGGCAGTCCTCCGCCACATCGCGGCCTTCCCCCGCGATGCCCTCGTGGTCAGCGTCGCGATTCCCACGATCTCCTTCAACGGAGTCACCAGCGCAGAGCAGACCTGGCAGCTCGTCGACGACCTGCGCACCCACTACGGCGACGACTGGTGGTTCACCGGGCAGGCGGCGTTCGTCCGGCAAGAACAGGGCCGGTGGCTGGAGGCGGAGGAGCTGGCCACGCGGGCACTGGCCGCGCAACCAGCTGCCGGCCACGCGGTCCACGCCCTGGCCCACGTCCACTACGAGACCGGTCACCACGAGCATGGCCGCGCGTGGATCGACGCATGGCTTCGCCGGCACGGCTCCCGCTCCGCGTACCGCGCGCACTTTTCCTGGCACGCGGGGCTCCACGAACTCATGCTCGACGACCGTGAAGCCGTCAATCGGCGGTATCACGAGCAGCTGGCCCCGTCGCGAGTGACGGGCAGTCGTCTCCTCGTCGACTCGGCATCCCTGCTGTGGCGCTGTGCGGTGACCGGACGCTGGGACGGTCCTCTTCCGCTCCAAGCGGTGCTCGCCGCAGCTCCGTCGGAGTGGCTGGACCGTCCGCCCACGCCCTTCGCCGCCATGCACAGCGCGATCGCCCTGGCAGCGGGGGCGGACCCGGGAGGACTCGACCGGCTGCGCCGGCAGGCCACCGCTCACTCCAGCCCTGTCTTCCGGGAGGTCATCGCGCCTCTGTGCGAGGCGCTCGAGGCCATGGCACAGCAGCGATGGAGGACCTCCATCACCCTCCTGCGCGGGCTACTGCCCCACCTCGCCGTGTTGGGCGGCAGCGCCGCCCAACACGAAGTCGTCGAGGAGATGCTGATCCGCGCCCTGCTGGAAGACAACCGTGGCTTCGAAGCAGCCCGGATCCTGGAAGCTCGGCTTGACCGCCGCCCCTCGCCACTGGACCGTTCGCGGCTGATGGACGCACTGCGCCCTCGCTCGCTCGCCGCGACGGTGGCGAGCGTTTAG